The Diprion similis isolate iyDipSimi1 chromosome 11, iyDipSimi1.1, whole genome shotgun sequence genome includes a region encoding these proteins:
- the LOC124412652 gene encoding major royal jelly protein 2-like, which produces MVSPLLFVVPLLLSGITGELHVRFEWKYIDYVWKNSEHKQKAVDSGDYNYTKIFPIDVDRSRDGRVFVTTPRYDGVPASLSLVSNLQGEGGPLLRPYPDWSWHQKGNCTTITSVWRVAMDECNRLWVMDSGRYGEDLICDPQILVFDLADDSLVKRIAIPSQYARNPVDGSSQIITIALETRGACCERTWIFMADVEGFGLVVSDNGERFARFNDTSFTPDPKYTNFTILGQKFYQPDGLFSLAVQPKKRFADTSRLFYRPLASLSQYYASTRQLIGDLHMPSSKAKFQRFNYTYPSQVSIQAFSSDGILFTGCTSPPSILCWNSRKPFNEQNVVTIARNDETLQFTSAIKIKDREMWAFTIRYQKIATGTQNFSEINYRIVIEHDIRNLVKNSACTAAYR; this is translated from the exons ATGGTAAGCCCTTTACTCTTCGTCGTACCGCTATTACTTTCGGGTATCACCGGCGAATTGCATGTTCGTTTTGAGTGGAAATACATCGACTACGTGTGGAAGAATAGTGAGCATAAGCAGAAGGCAGTTGATTCCGGAGATTATAATTACACGAAAATATTTCCCATCGACGTTGATCGCAGTCGAG ACGGACGCGTCTTCGTCACGACCCCAAGATATGATGGCGTCCCGGCCAGCCTATCGCTGGTTTCCAATCTACAAGGCGAAGGTGGACCCCTGCTGAGACCTTATCCCGATTGGTCTTGGCACCAGAAAGGAAACTGCACGACTATCACAAGCGTTTGGCGAGTAGCG ATGGACGAATGCAACAGATTGTGGGTAATGGACAGCGGGAGATACGGCGAGGACCTGATCTGCGATCCCCAAATCCTGGTCTTTGATTTGGCTGACGATTCTCTCGTCAAAAGGATCGCAATACCGTCACAGTACGCGCGGAATCCAGTAGATGGATCCTCCCAGATTATCACCATcgcgctcgaaacacgaggagCATGCTGTGAAAGGACTTGG ATTTTCATGGCGGACGTCGAGGGTTTTGGACTGGTGGTATCGGATAATGGAGAAAGATTCGCGCGTTTCAACGATACGAGTTTCACACCGGACCCAAAATACACAAATTTCACAATCTTGGGACAGAAATTCTACCAGCCCGATGGACTGTTTTCCTTGGCAGTACAGCCGAAAAAACGGTTCGCCGATACGTCGCGGTTGTTTTACAGGCCTCTAGCATCTCTCAGCCAGTATTACGCCTCTACGAGACAATTGATTGGCGATTTACATATGCCATCTTCAAAAGCGAAGTTTCAAAGATTCAATTACACTTACCCTAGTCAAGTTTCCATCCAGGCATTTTCTTCCGACGGGATTCTCTTCACGGGATGCACAAGTCCGCCGTCGATTCTTTGCTGGAACAGTCGCAAGCCGTTTAACGAGCAAAACGTG GTGACCATTGCCCGGAATGATGAGACGTTGCAGTTTACCAGCGCAATAAAAATCAAGGATAGGGAAATGTGGGCGTTCACGATCCGGTATCAAAAAATCGCTACTGGGACACAGAATTTCTCGGAAATAAACTACAGAATCGTCATTGAACATGACATACggaatttggtgaaaaacaGCGCTTGCACCGCTGCTTACAGATGA